A single region of the Metarhizium brunneum chromosome 6, complete sequence genome encodes:
- the ANXA7 gene encoding Annexin A7: MSYQGYGQPYGQPPPQAGYGQYPPPQGQYPPPQGQYPPQQGHYPPPQQGGYYQQPPPPPPGHYPPPHQQSYGQQPPPPQHFNAPPPAPSPYGHHSPAPPQGQYGAPYGAPPPQQYGHSVPATPPSKGYGAPQIIQWDANPDAQALRAAMKGFGTDEKALIRILSTKDPLQIDLIRTTFDRTFKRSLIDDIKSETSRYFEDGLVQLAYGPLLADVHNLRDAMKGIGTKESVLNDVLLSRSNADIKAIKGAYRQQFGRSLEQDVKGDLSMKTERHFLMVLAANRAEDAEPVDPRKVDDAVMHIYQATEGRMGTDEILVCQILTSHNDNQIRAIAHTYKQKFNRDLAKVIDSEFSGHMRDALLFQLGHAVDKYMHAAELLEETMRGAGTKDFLLVLRVVRLHWDHTMLSNAKAAYQQRYRRSLASRIDGEVSGDYKRLMLACIGEWR; this comes from the exons ATGTCGTATCAAGGATATGGTCAGCCCTACGGTC AACCGCCACCACAGGCAGGCTACGGCCAGTATCCTCCGCCACAAGGCCAGTATCCTCCGCCGCAAGGCCAATACCCCCCTCAACAAGGCCATTATCCTCCACCCCAGCAGGGAGGATACTATCAAcagccgcctccgcctccgccagGCCATtatcctcctcctcaccagcAATCCTACGGTCaacagccgccgccgccgcagcacTTCAATGCTCCTCCGCCCGCACCTTCGCCATACGGCCATCACTCGCCTGCGCCGCCCCAGGGCCAGTACGGCGCTCCCTACGGCGCTCCCCCTCCCCAGCAATATGGCCATTCCGTGCCAGCAACGCCGCCGTCGAAGGGATATGGCGCGCCCCAGATCATTCAATGGGATGCCAATCCCGATGCGCAGGCATTGCGGGCTGCGATGAAGGGCTTTGGCACGGATGAAAAGGCCTTGATACGAATTTTGTCCACCAAGGACCCACTGCAGATCGATCTTATTCGGACGACATTTGACCGCACTTTCAAACGAAGTCTCATTGACGACATCAAGAGCGAGACAAGTCGGTATTTTGAAGACGGGCTGGTGCAGCTAGCCTACGGCCCTCTGCTGGCCGATGTCCACAACCTGAGAGATGCTATGAAAGGCATCGGAACCAAGGAATCAGTCCTCAACGACGTCCTTCTTAGCAGATCCAATGCTGAtatcaaggccatcaagggcGCATACCGTCAGCAGTTTGGCAGGTCCCTGGAGCAAGATGTCAAGGGTGATCTGAGCATGAAGACTGAAAGGCACTTCCTCATGGTGCTTGCGGCCAACAGAGCCGAAGATGCTGAGCCAGTGGATCCCCGAAaagtcgacgatgccgtgATGCATATTTATCAGGCGACGGAAGGCAGGATGGGCACGGACGAAATTCTTGTTTGTCAAATCTTGACCAGCCACAACGATAACCAAATCCGTGCCATTGCCCACACCTATAAGCAAAAGTTCAACCGTGACTTGGCCAAGGTTATTGACTCT GAATTCTCTGGGCACATGAGGGATGCACTCCTCTTCCAGCTGGGccacgccgtcgacaagTATATGCACGCTGCTGAACTGTTGGAAGAGACCATGCGCGGCGCGGGAACCAAAGACTTTTTACTTGTTCTTCGCGTAGTCCGGCTTCACTGGGATCACACTATGCTATCCAACGCCAAGGCTGCATATCAACAACGCTACCGCCGAAGCCTGGCCAGTCGTATCGACGGAGAGGTATCTGGGGATTACAAGAGATTGATGCTGGCGTGCATCGGCGAGTGGCGTTGA
- the cdc18 gene encoding Cell division control protein 18 has translation MPRSALGKRDRNDGDSVVVATPTKRLRHHDAYALYKDDEENQDPQSTPDVHDTIKIEVEVVEDAPRKRQRSESIKKNPVTPSTPRHRDVLSAYPTTPRHAVMSAGKLFKRLTPNSPLSPSTIQTIYHSARQLFSRGAEPGQLIGRESERMELIKFLNRCSSSTPSGCLYVSGAPGTGKSAMITEMTRGFSDKDGIKSVYINCMSIKSSKDLYTTLLNELGEDTNISSETEAISALQLAFCPKTKSSSVYLITLDEIDHIMTMGLESLYRVFEWSLQKSSRLTLIGIANALDLTDRFLPRLKSKNLKPDLLPFLPYTAAQVKNIITTRLKSLMPEGGKDGYVPFIHPAAIELCSRKVASQTGDLRKAFEICRRALDLIETETRSKHEEEAREKLLQMTPSKRPLSENVNGAAGVGSAARSVLQIMASSLKSLSAETAPRASIGHLNKVTAAAFSNGTTQRLKTLNLQQKVALCALTAYENRSRALMRASNTPATPSKSQSSAPTIKILFDTYCQLCTRDSLLHPLSSSEFREVVGSLETLGLVAAVDGKNGSFNMAQTPSKRGRKSTVGSEGEKRIASCVGEKEIQSVADGPAAGILRSILSGEALD, from the exons ATGCCTCGCTCTGCTTTGGGAAAGAGGGATCGCAACGATGGGGATTCTG TCGTTGTTGCAACTCCCACCAAGAGACTCAGACACCACGACGCATATGCCCTCTacaaggatgatgaggagaaCCAGGACCCTCAAAGCACTCCCGATGTCCACGACACCATCAAGATCGAGGTGGAAGTGGTCGAGGATGCTCCTCGGAAGAGACAAAGATCTGAATCCATCAAAAAGAACCCAGTCACGCCATCGACTCCACGACATCGAGATGTGCTGTCAGCCTATCCTACCACTCCTCGACATGCGGTCATGTCGGCgggaaaactttttaaaCGTCTGACTCCAAACTCGCCTCTGTCCCCGTCCACCATCCAGACCATCTACCACTCTGCACGGCAACTCTTTAGCCGTGGGGCAGAACCAGGACAGCTCATCGGAAGAGAATCTGAGCGGATGGAGTTAATCAAGTTCCTCAACCGCTGCAGCTCGTCAACACCAAGCGGCTGTCTCTACGTTAGCGGTGCACCCGGAACCGGCAAGAGCGCTATGATCACAGAAATGACTCGGGGCTTCTCCGACAAGGACGGTATCAAGAGTGTATACATCAACTGCATGAGCATCAAGTCCTCCAAAGACCTGTACACCACCTTGCTCAACGAGCTCGGAGAAGACACCAACATCTCATCAGAGACTGAAGCTATTTCAGCACTCCAGCTGGCATTTTGCCCCAAAACAAAGTCATCCTCAGTTTACCTAATCACCCTGGACGAAATCGATCACATCATGACCATGGGCCTTGAGAGCCTTTACCGGGTATTTGAGTGGTCTCTTCAAAAATCATCCCGTCTGACCCTGATCGGCATCGCAAACGCTCTGGATTTGACCGATCGCTTCCTGCCACGACTGAAGTCGAAGAATTTGAAGCCAGATCTACTGCCGTTCCTGCCATACACGGCCGCCCAGGTTAAGAATATCATCACCACAAGGCTCAAGTCTCTCATGCCTGAGGGTGGCAAGGACGGTTACGTTCCCTTTATTCACCCAGCCGCCATTGAGCTGTGCTCTCGAAAAGTCGCCAGCCAGACTGGAGATCTTCGAAAGGCCTTTGAGATATGTCGCCGTGCACTGGACTTGATCGAAACCGAGACCAGATCGAAACATGAGGAAGAGGCTCGAGAGAAGCTACTGCAGATGACACCGTCCAAGCGGCCCTTGAGCGAAAATGTGAATGGGGCTGCGGGAGTTGGatcggcggcgaggagcgTTCTGCAAATTATGGCCAGCTCTCTCAAGAGCTTGTCGGCAGAGACTGCGCCTCGGGCGTCGATAGGACATCTCAACAAGGTCACCGCTGCAGCCTTTAGCAACGGCACAACTCAACGGCTCAAGACACTGAATCTCCAACAAAAGGTTGCTCTCTGTGCTCTGACAGCGTACGAAAATAGGAGTCGAGCGTTGATGAGGGCGTCCAACACGCCTGCCACCCCGTCCAAGTCTCAGTCATCGGCGCCGACAATCAAGATTCTCTTTGACACATATTGTCAGTTGTGCACCCGAGACTCCTTGCTGCACCCACTGTCAAGTTCAGAATTCCGAGAGGTTGTTGGCAGCTTGGAGACGTTGGGCCTCGTTGCTGCTGTGGATGGCAAGAATGGCAgcttcaacatggcacaGACACCTAGCAAGCGTGGGCGGAAGTCGACTGTTGGCAGTGAAGGCGAGAAGCGTATCGCTAGCTGCGTAGGAGAGAAAGAAATCCAGTCGGTGGCCGATGGACCAGCCGCTGGCATCTTGAGGAGTATTTTGTCAGGTGAGGCATTGGACTGA